A genomic window from Arvicola amphibius chromosome 5, mArvAmp1.2, whole genome shotgun sequence includes:
- the LOC119814137 gene encoding U6 snRNA-associated Sm-like protein LSm1: MNYMPGTASLIEDIDKKHLVLLRDGRTLIGFLRSIDQFANLVLHQTVERIHVGKKYGDIPRGIFVVRGENVVLLGEIDLEKESDTPLQQVSIEEILEEQRVEQQSRLEAEKLKVQALKDRGLSIPRADTLDEY; the protein is encoded by the coding sequence ATGAACTATATGCCCGGGACCGCCAGCCTCATCGAGGACATCGACAAAAAACACTTGGTCCTACTTCGTGATGGAAGGACACTGATAGGGTTTTTAAGAAGCATTGATCAGTTTGCCAACTTAGTGCTGCATCAGACTGTAGAGCGCATTCATGTGGGCAAAAAGTACGGTGATATTCCTCGAGGGATTTTTGTGGTCAGAGGAGAAAATGTGGTCCTACTTGGAGAAATAGACTTGGAAAAGGAGAGTGACACACCCCTCCAGCAAGTGTCTATTGAAGAGATCCTAGAAGAACAGAGGGTAGAACAGCAGAGCAGACTGGAGGCAGAGAAGCTGAAGGTTCAGGCCCTTAAAGATCGGGGCCTCTCCATCCCTCGAGCAGATACTCTGGACGAGTACTGA